The bacterium DNA window GGGGACGACGCTTCCGGCGCTGCCGAGGACGTTGCCGAAACGCACGGTGACGAACTGGGTTCTGGAGTGCTTGGAGAGCCCCTGCACGTACTTTTCCGCCGCGCGCTTGGTGGCCCCCATGACATTTGTCGGATTGACCGCCTTGTCGGTAGAGATCATGACGAATTTCTCTACGCCGAACCGTTCCGCCGCGTTGGCAAGGAGCCTCGTTCCCCGCACGTTGGTGTTTATAGCCTCGCTGGGGTTGATCTCCATCATCGGCACGTGCTTGTAGGCGGCCGCGTGGAAGACCACGTGGGGCATGTGGCGGGCGAAGATGCGCTGGGTCCTGGCCACGTCCCTGATATCGGCGACCCTGGGCTCGACCTTGAGGTTGGGAAACTCCGCGGTGAGCTCGCGGTCGATGTGGAAGAGCGGGGATTCGGCGGAATCGAAAATAATAAGGCTTTCCGGCGCAAACCTCGCGACCTGCCTGCATATCTCGCTGCCGATGGAACCCGCGGCCCCCGTCACCAGTATCCTCTTGCCGCTGAGGTAGGAGTTTATGGCGGCGGTGTCGAGGCTTATCGGCTCGCGTCCCAGAAGGTCGTCGAGGGCCACGTCGCGAAGCTCGTTGACTGAAACCTTGCCGCCTATGATGTGGCCCAGGCCGGGAAGGGTCATGCAGGAGACGCTTGCATCCCTGCACTTCTCCACTATCCGCCTGATATCCTTGCCGGAGGCGGAGGGTATTGCGATTATGACCTTGTCTATCGAAAACCCGCGCACGACCTTGACGAGGCCTTCGCTGTCGCCGAGAACCGGGAGCCCCTGAATGCTTGAGTTCTTTTTGGCTTCGTCGTCGTCGATGAAACCCACCGCCTTAAGCTTCAGGTGGGGATTGGCGCGAATCTCGCGCACCAGCATCTGCCCCGCCTGCCCCGCGCCCACGACCAGAACCCTTTCTCCGCCGAAACGCTTCAGGCCGGACATGGAGATGTGGCCTTCCTTGTAGGCCCTGACCGAGAACCGGACGCCCCCCATCAGCAAAAAGCAGAAGACGCCGTCGAGGAGCAGAACCGACCTCGGTATCAGATCGAGACCCTGGGCGAAAAACTCGAAGGCGACCACGAAGAGCGAACCCGTAAAGTTCGCCTTCAAAAGCCTCATCAAATCGCTCATGGAGGCGTAGCGCCACCAGCTTCTCCCGATGCCGAAGAGGTAAAAAACCGCGAGCTTTACCGAGACTATCACCGGCAGAAGAGCGAAAAACCTCTCCCAGTTCGGGCTGGACTGTATCAGATCGAACCGAAGCAGC harbors:
- a CDS encoding polysaccharide biosynthesis protein codes for the protein MKPGIIKNRRFLILAFDSILICASFALAWLLRFDLIQSSPNWERFFALLPVIVSVKLAVFYLFGIGRSWWRYASMSDLMRLLKANFTGSLFVVAFEFFAQGLDLIPRSVLLLDGVFCFLLMGGVRFSVRAYKEGHISMSGLKRFGGERVLVVGAGQAGQMLVREIRANPHLKLKAVGFIDDDEAKKNSSIQGLPVLGDSEGLVKVVRGFSIDKVIIAIPSASGKDIRRIVEKCRDASVSCMTLPGLGHIIGGKVSVNELRDVALDDLLGREPISLDTAAINSYLSGKRILVTGAAGSIGSEICRQVARFAPESLIIFDSAESPLFHIDRELTAEFPNLKVEPRVADIRDVARTQRIFARHMPHVVFHAAAYKHVPMMEINPSEAINTNVRGTRLLANAAERFGVEKFVMISTDKAVNPTNVMGATKRAAEKYVQGLSKHSRTQFVTVRFGNVLGSAGSVVPIFQKQIAAGGPVTVTHPEVTRFFMTIPEASQLVLQAGAMGRGGEIFLLDMGESVKIVKLAEDLIRLSGYEPYEDIQIKFVGLRPGEKLYEELLLAGEGVLPTSHEKIRIAQSDDVDWEFVNGQIEGLYQAGRQADPEVLIRLLKDLVPEYRPDLAGVAQEETVAVQLPCPPPVCETLH